From the genome of Streptomyces sp. NBC_00523:
AGGGGACGCTCACAGCGCCGCCACCTCCGGGGCGAGCGGCGGCGAGGGCAGACCGAAGCAGGCGGCTATCGCGCGCATGATCCGCTCCCTCTTGTCGAAGTCGTGCACGTCGCAGTCGTGGCTCGGATCGGTCTCCCAGGCCACGCATTCCGCGTCGGGGCCTATGAGATTCGCCGCGAGCAGTTCGGCGGACATGTAGTCGGGGTTGTCGCCGACGCGCTCCTCCACGTCCTCGAAGCTGAAGTGGACGATCCACTTCCCGTCGCGCAGATACGTGAAGCTCGGCCCGTGCGCCTTGGCGCTGCACGGCTCGGTCACGATGACCACGATCTCGCCCCCGGACGCGCAGATGCGCGTGTAGTCGATGTCGTCGTAGTCCTCGATCTCCCAGTTGGCCATGTCATGCACGGCCCATGCCCAACCTCCTGCCTCGCCCTCGGCGAGCGCCTCACGATTCTGCTCCCGCACCCCCGCCACGAGCGCGTCCCGGGACAACCCCCGGGCGAACACGAGGTTGACCTCGTGCCCGGGGAACTCGCACGCACTGTCGATCAAAGTCATGCGGCGAGCGTAGACGGGGGGACTGACAAAGGGGGTTGGGGGGCGGCGGGCGGCCATATTCGGGCGACATGGGGGGCGGGGCTCTGGGAATCTACGCGCGGGCGTGGGCCCGTTGATTCCTTGGTGCCGACTGGATGGGGTGAGCGATGACTTTCGTGCTGGTGGGGCCGGTTCTGGAAGGTTCTCGGGTGCGGCTCGAACCGCTCGAACACCGGCACGCGGAGGGGCTGTTGCTCGCGGGGCAGGAGGACCGGAGTTCGTACGGCTACACCTGGGTGCCCGGGCCCGGGGAGGTCGAGGGGTACATCGACGCGCAGTTGGGGCGCGCCGCCGACGGGAAGCTCGCGCCCTACGTCCAGGTGGACCGGGGGTCCGGGCGGGTCATCGGGGCCACGGCCTTCTGGGAGCCGCGGTACTGGATGGGCGACGACAGTCTCACCGCCATCGAGGTCGGCTTCACCTGGCTCGCCGCGTCCGCGCAGGGCACCGGGGTGAACACCGAGTCCAAGTACCTGCTCTTCCGGCACGCGTTCGAGGAGTGGGGTGTTTCGCGCGTCGACCTCAAGACCGATGCGCGCAACCAGCGCTCGCGCGCCGCGATCCAGTCGGTGGGCGCCACGTTCGAGGGCGTGCTGCGGAACTGGTCGCCTTCGTGGGTGCCGGGGGAGGAGGGGCGGTTGCGGGATTCGGCGATCTTTTCGATTACGAGGGAGGAGTGGGCGGCCGTGCGGGGGCGCCTGGAGGCGCGGATGGGGGCCGGGTGCTGTGACCGGGATGGTTCACCGTGATCGGAAGGCGGCTCGTGGGGCGAGCGCACGCGAAACGGCTGGTATTACTGGGGCATGCAGGAAGAGACCGCACGCTCCGCGATCGACACGTTCATCTCCGCGTTCAACGCCTCGGACGACAGCTATGTGACTGCCCTGCTCTCCCAGGCCCTGACCTCGGACGTGGTCTTCTGGGGCCCGTTGGGTCGCAGCGAAGGAATCGCGGCGGTCGAGCGGTTCGTGCTGGACATCCGGCGCCACCCGGCGGGGACCGGCACGATGGTGCGCTGCTCAGCGGTGGACATGCCTGACGAATGGGCCCGGTACCAGTGGGTCTTCACCACGCCTGATGGAGGCCCCCGCCTGGCGGGAACGGATGTCGTCCATCTGCGACGGAGCCTCATCGACCAGGTCATCGTCTTCGCGGGGGAGATCGAGCCGTCCGTCTCCTGAGTCATCCTTCTGTCGCTGTCCTTCTCCTGCAACTTGCCCCGCCGGCGTTCGGGAGCTGCTGTTCACGGCTGGTCAGGCTGCGGTGTTGAGGGGGCGTCCGCCCCAGCGGATGCCCTTTTCGCTGCGGATGTGGGCGCGTTCCTTGCGTTGGGCGGCGAGTACGTCAGGGTGGCGGGCGTTGGTGTTGCGCCAGCGCAGGTAGCGGTGCAGTACCTGGGTTTGCGCGGGGTGGCTGCGGTGGTGGGAGTTGGCCAGGGTGAACTGCCGCAGCGGGCCGAAGTGGGCCTCGATCGGGTCGGCCCAGGAAGCGTAGGTCGGGGTGTAGCACAGCTCGACCTTGTTCTTCTTCGCCCAGCGGCGGATGTCCGCGCCGGTGTGGGCGGAGAGGTTGTCCAGGATGATGGAGATCGGGGCGCCGTCGGGCCGGGCGGCGCGGATCGACTTGAGCGCGGCCAGGGTGTTGGCGGTGCCCTTGCGGCAGCGGTTGACGCCCCACAGGCGGTCGTC
Proteins encoded in this window:
- a CDS encoding GNAT family N-acetyltransferase is translated as MTFVLVGPVLEGSRVRLEPLEHRHAEGLLLAGQEDRSSYGYTWVPGPGEVEGYIDAQLGRAADGKLAPYVQVDRGSGRVIGATAFWEPRYWMGDDSLTAIEVGFTWLAASAQGTGVNTESKYLLFRHAFEEWGVSRVDLKTDARNQRSRAAIQSVGATFEGVLRNWSPSWVPGEEGRLRDSAIFSITREEWAAVRGRLEARMGAGCCDRDGSP
- a CDS encoding nuclear transport factor 2 family protein, giving the protein MQEETARSAIDTFISAFNASDDSYVTALLSQALTSDVVFWGPLGRSEGIAAVERFVLDIRRHPAGTGTMVRCSAVDMPDEWARYQWVFTTPDGGPRLAGTDVVHLRRSLIDQVIVFAGEIEPSVS